A region from the Beduinella massiliensis genome encodes:
- a CDS encoding glycine C-acetyltransferase, translating to MRKTGLDLYRQAVEQSRADGTFKEERIITTPQASRIDTTQAKHVLNMCANNYLGLADNAEIIRVAKESYDVWGYGLSSVRFICGTQEIHKQLESKISGFLGMEDTILYSSCFDANGGLFETLLGPEDAVISDALNHASIIDGVRLCKAQRYRYQNNDLQDLERCLKEAQEAGARVKLIATDGVFSMDGIVANLAGICDLADRYDALVMVDDSHAVGFMGAHGRGTPEHCGVVGRVDIITGTLGKALGGASGGYTSARKEIVDLLRQKSRPYLFSNTLAPSIASGALRTFEMLEESTALRDKVHENTRYFREKIRHVGFDIIESDHPIVAVMLYDAKVATAFAARMLELGVYVVGFSYPVVPQGKARIRTQISAAHTKEDLDFAVECFAKVKQEMGI from the coding sequence ATGAGAAAGACGGGACTGGATCTCTACCGCCAGGCGGTGGAGCAGAGCCGGGCGGACGGCACCTTTAAGGAAGAGCGCATCATCACGACCCCGCAGGCGAGCCGTATCGACACCACCCAGGCGAAGCACGTGCTCAACATGTGCGCCAACAACTATCTTGGCCTTGCAGACAACGCGGAGATCATCCGGGTGGCCAAGGAAAGCTATGACGTCTGGGGTTACGGCCTGTCGTCGGTGCGCTTCATCTGCGGCACGCAGGAAATTCATAAGCAGCTCGAAAGCAAGATCTCGGGCTTCCTGGGCATGGAGGACACGATCCTGTACTCCTCCTGCTTCGACGCAAACGGCGGCCTGTTCGAGACGCTGCTCGGCCCGGAGGACGCGGTGATCTCCGACGCGCTGAACCACGCGAGCATCATCGACGGCGTCAGGCTTTGCAAAGCCCAGCGTTATCGCTATCAGAATAACGACCTGCAGGATCTGGAGCGCTGCCTGAAGGAAGCGCAGGAGGCGGGCGCGCGCGTCAAGCTCATCGCGACCGACGGCGTCTTCTCCATGGACGGCATCGTCGCCAACCTCGCTGGCATCTGCGACCTGGCGGACCGCTACGACGCACTGGTCATGGTGGACGACAGCCACGCGGTCGGCTTCATGGGCGCGCACGGGCGCGGCACGCCGGAGCATTGCGGCGTCGTGGGGCGCGTGGACATCATCACGGGCACGTTGGGCAAGGCGCTGGGCGGCGCCTCCGGAGGCTACACCAGCGCGCGAAAGGAAATCGTGGATTTGCTGCGCCAGAAGAGCCGGCCTTACCTGTTCTCCAACACGCTCGCCCCCTCGATCGCCAGCGGCGCGCTGCGCACGTTTGAAATGCTCGAGGAGAGCACCGCGCTGCGCGACAAGGTGCACGAGAACACCCGCTATTTCCGCGAGAAGATCCGGCACGTGGGCTTTGACATCATCGAGAGCGATCATCCGATCGTCGCCGTCATGCTCTACGACGCCAAGGTCGCGACAGCCTTCGCCGCCCGCATGCTGGAGCTGGGCGTGTACGTGGTCGGGTTCAGCTATCCGGTCGTGCCGCAGGGAAAGGCGCGCATCCGCACGCAGATTTCCGCCGCGCATACGAAGGAAGACCTCGACTTCGCTGTAGAATGCTTTGCGAAGGTCAAGCAGGAAATGGGCATCTGA
- a CDS encoding phosphotransferase, producing MENKIIEIARRFMLPQGEVQAEPYGNGHINDTFRVTVHPDGGVDSRFILQRVNRYVFKRPVEVIENIERVTDYLRKVILRDGGDPARETLTIVRTVSGTSYVEDSEGELWRMYLFIEDTISRDLPDTPALFELSGVAFGRFQRQLEGFPAESLHETIHDFHNTPARFSQLMDAAVHDAAGRKGEVAEELAFCAQYEQEVHALLDALGAGEIPLRVTHNDTKLNNVLLDAKTGRGVCVIDLDTVMPGLAAYDFGDSIRFGANTAAEDEQNLAKVHFSLEMFEAFVRGYIREAGGVLTQREVELLPMGAKLMTLECGMRFLADYLNGDKYFKIHRAGHNLDRARTQFALVRSMERGWDDMLEIVRRA from the coding sequence ATGGAGAACAAAATCATTGAAATCGCGCGCCGGTTTATGCTCCCGCAAGGGGAGGTGCAGGCGGAGCCGTATGGAAACGGGCACATCAACGACACGTTCCGCGTGACGGTGCACCCGGACGGCGGGGTGGATTCGCGTTTCATCCTGCAGCGGGTGAACCGCTACGTCTTCAAGCGGCCTGTCGAGGTGATCGAAAACATCGAACGCGTGACGGATTATCTGCGCAAGGTCATCCTGCGGGACGGCGGGGACCCGGCCCGTGAGACGCTGACGATCGTGCGGACCGTGAGCGGCACCTCCTACGTGGAGGACAGCGAGGGCGAGCTGTGGCGCATGTATCTGTTTATCGAAGACACGATTTCTCGCGACCTGCCCGACACGCCTGCGCTCTTTGAGCTCTCCGGCGTCGCGTTCGGCAGGTTCCAGCGCCAGCTGGAAGGGTTCCCGGCGGAGTCGCTGCACGAGACGATTCACGACTTTCACAATACGCCCGCGCGCTTTTCGCAGCTGATGGACGCTGCGGTGCACGACGCCGCGGGCCGCAAGGGCGAGGTCGCGGAGGAACTGGCGTTCTGCGCGCAGTACGAGCAGGAGGTGCACGCGCTGCTTGACGCGCTGGGCGCGGGCGAAATCCCGCTGCGCGTGACGCATAACGATACGAAGCTCAACAACGTCCTGCTCGACGCGAAGACGGGGCGCGGGGTATGCGTGATCGATCTGGATACGGTCATGCCGGGGCTTGCGGCGTACGACTTCGGGGATTCGATTCGTTTTGGCGCAAACACTGCGGCGGAGGACGAGCAGAACCTGGCGAAGGTGCACTTTTCTCTGGAGATGTTCGAGGCGTTTGTGCGCGGTTACATCCGCGAGGCGGGCGGCGTGCTGACGCAGCGCGAGGTCGAGCTGCTGCCCATGGGCGCGAAACTCATGACGCTGGAATGCGGCATGCGCTTTCTGGCGGATTATCTCAACGGAGACAAGTACTTCAAAATTCACAGAGCAGGCCACAACCTCGACCGCGCGCGCACACAGTTTGCCCTGGTGCGAAGCATGGAGCGGGGCTGGGACGACATGCTGGAAATCGTCAGACGGGCTTGA
- a CDS encoding ABC transporter permease subunit encodes MTTANIKKPKEKKIHEKVNWKKELRLAPGYILLTLWILFTFVLLGWILAASLSTTKDIFKGNALRFPSGLHFENYVKAWTSQNVSTFFMNSLFYASISTVLLILVASPAAYVLSRFKFFLNRPVQNGFVAAMGVPVVMIILPLFGVVTQMQLLKQDITVRLLMIFLYVGINVPYTTIFLLTFFSNLSRSYEEAAAIDGCPPMKTFWKIMLPLAQPGIITVSIFNFINVWNEYFMSLIFANSDKTRPVAVGLYTMINSMKYTGDWAGMFAAVIIVFLPTFILYLFLSEKIIAGVTGGGVKG; translated from the coding sequence ATGACGACGGCGAATATCAAAAAACCGAAGGAAAAGAAGATTCACGAGAAGGTCAACTGGAAAAAGGAGCTGCGCCTCGCGCCCGGCTACATTTTGCTCACGCTGTGGATTCTGTTCACGTTCGTGCTGCTGGGGTGGATTCTGGCGGCGAGCCTTTCCACCACGAAGGACATCTTCAAGGGCAACGCGCTGAGGTTTCCCTCCGGCCTGCACTTTGAGAACTATGTGAAGGCGTGGACGAGCCAGAACGTGTCGACGTTCTTCATGAACTCGCTGTTTTACGCGTCGATTTCAACGGTGCTGCTCATCCTCGTCGCGTCGCCCGCCGCATACGTGCTGTCCCGGTTCAAGTTTTTCCTCAACCGACCGGTTCAGAACGGGTTTGTAGCGGCGATGGGCGTGCCGGTCGTGATGATCATCCTGCCGCTCTTCGGCGTCGTGACGCAGATGCAGCTGCTCAAGCAGGACATCACGGTGCGCCTGCTGATGATCTTTCTGTACGTGGGCATCAACGTGCCGTATACCACGATCTTCCTGCTCACGTTCTTTTCCAACCTTTCGCGCTCCTACGAGGAGGCGGCCGCCATCGACGGGTGCCCGCCCATGAAGACGTTTTGGAAGATCATGCTGCCGCTCGCGCAGCCCGGCATCATCACGGTGTCGATCTTCAACTTCATCAACGTCTGGAACGAGTACTTCATGTCGCTCATCTTCGCCAATTCGGACAAGACGCGCCCGGTTGCGGTGGGTCTGTATACGATGATCAACTCCATGAAGTACACGGGCGACTGGGCAGGCATGTTCGCTGCGGTCATCATCGTGTTCCTGCCGACGTTCATCCTGTACCTGTTCCTGTCCGAGAAGATCATCGCGGGCGTGACCGGCGGCGGCGTCAAGGGATAA
- a CDS encoding ATP-binding cassette domain-containing protein codes for MSEHTEHKACGLCRIEVDDLSVVRDGQTLLHDVNLHVHCGELTALIGTNGAGKTTLIRALLEEIPFTGTVRHLTQDGKPAAAVRTGYVPQQLEFDRSSPVTVLDFMAAALSRRAVWLGVSKRMRGTALEALSRTECEKLADRRLGALSGGELQRVLLALALCPQPDLLILDEPVSGVDQNGLESFYQTVAALRSHNHMAVLLVSHDLDVVRRYADHVVLMQGTVLRQGRPKDVFDSPEFARVFYARGNEA; via the coding sequence ATGAGCGAGCATACGGAGCACAAGGCGTGCGGGCTTTGCCGCATCGAGGTGGACGACCTGTCCGTCGTGCGCGACGGACAGACGCTGCTGCACGACGTGAATCTGCACGTGCACTGCGGCGAGCTGACGGCGCTGATCGGCACCAACGGGGCGGGCAAGACGACGCTGATCCGCGCGCTGCTCGAGGAGATTCCCTTCACGGGCACGGTGCGTCACCTCACGCAGGATGGAAAGCCCGCCGCCGCGGTGCGCACGGGTTACGTGCCCCAGCAGCTGGAGTTCGACAGGAGTTCTCCGGTGACGGTTCTGGACTTCATGGCGGCGGCGCTGTCGCGGCGCGCAGTCTGGCTGGGCGTTTCCAAACGCATGCGCGGGACCGCTTTGGAGGCCCTTTCGCGTACGGAGTGCGAAAAGCTGGCGGACAGGCGGCTGGGCGCGCTTTCGGGCGGCGAGCTGCAGCGCGTGCTGCTTGCGCTCGCCCTTTGCCCGCAGCCCGATCTCCTCATCCTCGACGAGCCGGTATCCGGCGTGGATCAAAACGGCCTGGAGTCCTTTTATCAGACCGTCGCTGCGCTGCGCAGCCACAACCACATGGCCGTGCTGCTCGTTTCACATGACCTGGACGTCGTCAGGCGCTACGCGGATCACGTGGTGCTCATGCAGGGCACAGTGCTTCGCCAGGGGAGGCCCAAGGACGTATTCGACTCGCCCGAGTTTGCCCGGGTGTTTTATGCGAGGGGGAATGAAGCGTGA
- the tdh gene encoding L-threonine 3-dehydrogenase, with product MAQTMPALVKAQAGPGLELRRVAIPDVGTNDVKIKIHYTSICGTDLHIYNWDPWSQATIKPPMTIGHEFVGEIVEMGESVRGYHVGDIVSGEGHIVCGHCRNCKGGKRHLCKETRGVGVNRDGAFAQYLVIPDTNVIKCEPGIPEELCSSFDPLGNAVHTALTYDLIGEDVLITGAGPIGIMAAAICCHVGARHVVITDMNDYRLNLARSLCPCHTVNVARERLEDKMHELGISEGFDVGLEMSGSGKAFNSMIDNMYNGGKIAVLGIQSGDTVVPWNKIVWNCLEIKGIYGRQMFETWYKMMAMLNSGLKIDGIITHRFGYQDFEKGFEVMNSGQCGKVVLDWTHAE from the coding sequence ATGGCACAAACGATGCCCGCGCTGGTGAAGGCGCAGGCCGGGCCGGGACTTGAACTGCGAAGGGTCGCCATCCCCGACGTCGGCACGAACGACGTCAAAATCAAGATCCACTATACCTCGATCTGTGGGACCGATCTGCACATCTACAACTGGGATCCGTGGTCGCAGGCGACGATCAAGCCGCCGATGACCATCGGGCACGAGTTTGTAGGCGAAATCGTGGAAATGGGCGAGAGCGTGCGCGGCTATCATGTGGGCGACATCGTCTCGGGCGAGGGGCACATCGTCTGCGGGCATTGCCGCAACTGCAAGGGCGGCAAGCGCCATCTGTGCAAGGAGACGCGCGGCGTGGGCGTCAACCGCGACGGCGCGTTCGCCCAGTATCTCGTGATCCCCGACACCAACGTCATCAAGTGCGAGCCGGGCATCCCGGAGGAGCTCTGCTCCTCGTTCGACCCGCTGGGCAACGCCGTGCACACCGCGCTGACGTACGACCTCATCGGCGAGGACGTGCTCATCACCGGCGCGGGCCCCATCGGCATCATGGCGGCGGCGATCTGCTGCCACGTGGGCGCGCGCCACGTGGTCATCACGGACATGAACGACTACAGACTAAACCTCGCGCGAAGCCTCTGCCCCTGCCACACGGTCAACGTCGCGCGCGAGCGGCTGGAAGATAAGATGCACGAGCTGGGCATCTCGGAAGGATTCGACGTCGGCTTGGAAATGTCGGGCAGCGGCAAGGCCTTCAACAGCATGATCGACAACATGTACAACGGCGGAAAAATCGCCGTGTTGGGCATCCAGAGCGGCGACACGGTCGTGCCTTGGAACAAGATCGTCTGGAACTGCCTGGAGATCAAGGGCATCTACGGCCGCCAGATGTTCGAAACGTGGTACAAGATGATGGCGATGCTGAACAGCGGGCTCAAGATCGACGGCATCATCACCCATCGCTTTGGGTATCAGGACTTTGAGAAGGGCTTTGAGGTCATGAACAGCGGCCAGTGCGGCAAGGTCGTGCTCGACTGGACGCACGCTGAGTGA
- the yabP gene encoding sporulation protein YabP: MSAETPKEVIPAKEAREQPKTPRTHAVTLENRRRANVTGVNDVVRFDEQEVVLSTSGGEITLLGDGLHIARLHLEEGQLIVEGDITGIEYGQPQAQAARGGFFSRMFR; this comes from the coding sequence ATGAGCGCTGAAACGCCGAAGGAAGTCATACCGGCAAAGGAAGCCAGGGAACAGCCCAAGACGCCCCGCACGCACGCGGTGACGCTGGAAAACAGGCGCCGCGCAAACGTGACAGGGGTAAATGACGTGGTTCGCTTTGACGAGCAGGAGGTCGTTCTGTCGACGAGCGGCGGGGAGATCACGCTGCTGGGCGACGGCCTGCACATCGCGCGGCTGCATCTGGAGGAAGGACAGCTCATCGTTGAAGGGGACATCACGGGCATCGAATACGGCCAACCGCAGGCACAGGCGGCGCGGGGCGGATTTTTCTCGCGCATGTTCCGATGA
- a CDS encoding metal ABC transporter permease, which translates to MSILYAVLDTLLPFEWASYAFMKNALLAMLLITPLFGVLGTMAVDNKMAFFSDALGHSALTGIAIGVVLGVSSQQASMLAFGIVWALLITRIKQRNTASADTVISVFSSTSIALGLVILARGGAFAKYSSYLVGDILAVTPQDLLYLAAALLGTLAIWAYVFNPLLLTSVNASLASSRGVRERAVEYVFVVLVAVTVMLSIRWVGMLLINSLLILPAAASRNVAKNAAWYIRLSVIFALFAGVAGLIASYYLNTSAGAAVVLICAAIYFVTLPLKKK; encoded by the coding sequence GTGAGCATCCTGTACGCGGTACTGGACACGTTGCTCCCGTTCGAGTGGGCTTCGTATGCGTTCATGAAGAACGCGCTGCTTGCGATGCTGCTCATCACCCCGCTCTTCGGCGTGCTGGGCACGATGGCCGTGGACAACAAGATGGCGTTCTTTTCGGATGCGCTGGGCCACAGCGCGCTCACTGGCATCGCGATCGGCGTGGTGCTGGGGGTGTCGAGCCAGCAGGCCTCCATGCTCGCTTTCGGCATCGTCTGGGCGCTGCTCATCACGCGCATCAAGCAGCGCAACACTGCTTCGGCGGACACGGTCATCAGCGTGTTCTCGTCCACATCCATCGCGCTGGGCCTGGTGATTCTGGCCAGGGGCGGCGCGTTTGCCAAGTATTCGAGCTATCTGGTGGGCGACATCCTCGCGGTGACGCCGCAGGATCTCCTGTACCTGGCGGCGGCGCTGTTGGGGACGCTCGCGATCTGGGCCTACGTCTTTAACCCCCTGCTCCTCACCAGCGTGAACGCTTCGCTTGCGAGCAGCCGGGGTGTTCGCGAACGGGCGGTGGAGTACGTGTTCGTCGTGCTGGTGGCGGTGACGGTGATGCTCTCCATTCGCTGGGTCGGCATGCTGCTGATCAACTCCCTCCTGATCCTGCCCGCAGCCGCTTCGCGCAACGTAGCAAAAAACGCGGCCTGGTACATCCGCCTTTCCGTGATCTTCGCGCTCTTCGCGGGCGTGGCCGGGCTGATCGCTTCGTATTACCTGAATACTTCGGCGGGCGCGGCGGTCGTGCTCATCTGCGCCGCCATCTACTTCGTCACCCTGCCGCTCAAAAAGAAATAG
- a CDS encoding extracellular solute-binding protein, translating to MKKLLSILIAATMLLGCVAAASADTVVYWSMWESTEPQGMAIQAAIDAYQAATGNTVDVQFKGRTGIREGLQPALDAGTVIDLFDEDIDRVNKTWGAYIMDLEELAKKNDYEATAISGLMSACREVAGGTLKSIPYQPNVFAFFYNQEIFDEAGVTELPTTWAEFLDVCQKVKDAGYVPVTSDDAYIIENFGYHLSHLIGEAGTHDVVMNGKWAEEPAVLKAAQDFEDMAKKGYFSPTIASSVWPANQNGELALGEAAMYLNGSWLPNEVKGMTGPDFVWGCFGYPALEGGMNGPEAANYGAQVFAINKDSKVADAAFELIQYITKGEFDQKLSQDSIGIPADTTNTEWPAMLAGVQPVMNSLTTRYSWGAGIEDNVDMTPIIKANVQKLFGGQMTAQEFVDAMEAASSAK from the coding sequence ATGAAAAAGCTGCTTTCCATTCTGATTGCCGCGACGATGCTGCTCGGCTGCGTTGCCGCCGCGTCCGCGGACACCGTTGTGTACTGGTCGATGTGGGAATCCACCGAGCCGCAGGGCATGGCCATTCAGGCCGCGATCGACGCGTATCAGGCGGCGACGGGCAATACGGTAGACGTGCAGTTCAAGGGCCGCACGGGCATCCGCGAGGGCCTGCAGCCCGCGCTGGACGCCGGAACGGTCATCGACCTGTTCGACGAGGACATCGACCGCGTCAACAAGACCTGGGGCGCCTACATCATGGACCTGGAGGAGCTCGCCAAGAAGAACGACTACGAGGCGACCGCGATTTCCGGGCTGATGAGCGCCTGCCGCGAGGTTGCGGGCGGGACGCTCAAGTCCATTCCGTATCAGCCGAACGTCTTCGCGTTCTTCTACAATCAGGAGATCTTCGACGAAGCGGGCGTGACCGAGCTGCCGACGACCTGGGCGGAGTTCCTGGATGTCTGCCAAAAGGTAAAGGACGCGGGTTACGTGCCGGTCACGAGCGACGACGCGTACATCATCGAGAACTTTGGCTATCACCTCTCTCACCTGATCGGCGAGGCGGGCACGCACGACGTCGTCATGAACGGCAAGTGGGCGGAGGAGCCGGCGGTGCTGAAGGCCGCGCAGGACTTTGAGGATATGGCGAAGAAGGGCTACTTCTCCCCGACGATCGCTTCCTCCGTGTGGCCGGCCAACCAGAACGGCGAGCTTGCGCTGGGCGAGGCCGCGATGTACCTGAACGGCTCCTGGCTGCCCAATGAAGTCAAGGGCATGACCGGCCCGGATTTCGTATGGGGCTGCTTCGGCTATCCGGCGCTCGAGGGCGGCATGAATGGCCCGGAGGCCGCGAACTACGGCGCACAGGTTTTTGCGATCAACAAGGATTCCAAGGTGGCCGACGCCGCGTTTGAGCTGATTCAGTACATCACCAAGGGCGAGTTCGACCAGAAGCTTTCCCAGGACTCCATCGGCATCCCGGCGGATACCACCAATACCGAGTGGCCCGCGATGCTGGCCGGCGTGCAGCCGGTGATGAACAGCCTGACGACCCGCTATTCCTGGGGCGCGGGCATCGAGGACAACGTCGACATGACCCCGATCATCAAGGCCAACGTGCAGAAGCTGTTTGGCGGACAGATGACGGCGCAGGAGTTTGTCGACGCGATGGAGGCTGCCTCCTCCGCGAAGTAA
- a CDS encoding ABC transporter permease subunit, which translates to MKKSKTMIVAFLTPALLFFAIIFVYPILRTLIMSLFYVENVTSSMDQWRFVGLDNFQKLIDTSLFRISMYNLLRIWLVGGIVVMAISLLFAVILNSGIRFKKFFRAIIYLPNLISAVALATMWLQFVYAARYGLLTSVFSALHLDGLAAIQWTDADHKFWALLFAYCFGMVGYHMLIFSSGIEKIPLEYYEASTIDGANKPQQFRYITLPLLRGVFKTNITMWSITSVGFFVWSQLFSNVTAEVTTITPMVYMYQMIFGAGNTVTERNAGLGAAIGVLLAICVVAVFIVTNKCIKNDELEF; encoded by the coding sequence ATGAAGAAAAGCAAGACGATGATCGTCGCCTTCCTGACCCCGGCACTGCTCTTCTTTGCCATCATATTCGTCTATCCGATTCTGCGGACGCTCATCATGAGCCTGTTTTACGTGGAAAACGTCACCTCTTCGATGGATCAGTGGCGGTTTGTGGGGTTGGATAACTTTCAAAAGCTGATCGACACGAGCCTCTTCCGTATCTCCATGTACAACCTGCTGCGCATCTGGCTGGTCGGCGGCATCGTGGTCATGGCGATTTCGCTGCTGTTCGCGGTCATCCTCAACAGCGGGATCCGGTTCAAGAAGTTTTTCCGGGCCATCATTTACCTGCCGAACCTGATCAGCGCGGTGGCGCTGGCGACGATGTGGCTTCAGTTCGTGTACGCCGCGCGCTACGGCCTGCTGACAAGCGTGTTTTCCGCGCTGCATCTGGACGGCCTGGCGGCGATTCAATGGACGGATGCGGACCACAAGTTCTGGGCGCTGCTGTTCGCGTATTGCTTCGGCATGGTGGGCTACCACATGCTGATCTTCTCCAGCGGCATCGAAAAGATTCCGCTCGAATACTACGAGGCTTCCACCATCGACGGGGCGAACAAGCCCCAGCAATTCCGCTACATCACGCTTCCGCTGCTGCGCGGGGTGTTTAAGACGAACATCACCATGTGGTCGATTACGTCCGTCGGATTCTTCGTCTGGTCGCAGCTCTTCTCGAACGTGACGGCAGAGGTGACGACGATCACGCCGATGGTCTACATGTACCAGATGATCTTCGGCGCGGGCAATACCGTGACCGAGCGCAACGCGGGCCTGGGCGCCGCGATCGGCGTGCTGCTCGCGATCTGCGTAGTGGCGGTGTTCATCGTGACGAACAAGTGCATCAAGAACGACGAATTGGAATTCTGA
- the yabQ gene encoding spore cortex biosynthesis protein YabQ, translating into MKEAARQSGVFLAMLYAGLAAGILYDILRGFRRLLRAGPVLTGVLDVLFGLLSLLPAALLVGSLSHEGLRPYMLMGMASGLLLYLAGISRAVQALLRLLGRAGRRFLETGPGRAIAHIGQKIGK; encoded by the coding sequence ATGAAAGAGGCGGCCCGCCAGAGCGGCGTGTTCCTCGCGATGCTGTATGCAGGGCTCGCCGCCGGCATCCTATATGACATCCTGCGCGGTTTTCGCCGCCTTCTTCGCGCAGGGCCCGTGCTGACAGGCGTGCTCGACGTGCTTTTTGGCCTGCTTTCGCTTCTGCCTGCGGCGCTTTTGGTGGGGTCGCTTTCGCACGAGGGGCTCCGTCCGTACATGCTGATGGGCATGGCGAGCGGCCTGCTGCTGTATCTGGCCGGGATCAGCCGGGCGGTTCAGGCGCTGCTGCGCCTGCTCGGGCGAGCCGGACGACGCTTCCTCGAGACCGGGCCAGGACGGGCAATCGCACATATAGGGCAGAAAATCGGGAAGTAA
- a CDS encoding metal ABC transporter solute-binding protein, Zn/Mn family — translation MRRRFQLISLLAAALLCLGGCAAEAPEKTEETGGATLAIVTSFYPMYVLTANVTDGVEGISLTNMAEQQTGCLHDYQLLPADMKALEKADVFVINGAGMESFMSRVSEQFTELHVITASEGVEMIQDASGEENAHVWLDPVRAAQQVRNIAAGLAQADPEHAKAYEANGEAYASRLTSLGNDLRAQLADVKSREIITFHEAFPYFAEAFDLHVAAVIEREPGSEPTTQEIAHTVDLVREKGIAALFVEPQYPDRAAETIARETGAGIYTLDPIVTGDLDKDAYEKKMRENADTLAEALNR, via the coding sequence ATGCGCAGAAGATTTCAGCTTATCTCTTTGCTTGCGGCCGCCCTGCTCTGCCTCGGCGGATGCGCGGCTGAAGCCCCGGAGAAGACGGAAGAGACTGGTGGCGCGACGCTGGCGATCGTCACATCGTTTTACCCTATGTACGTCTTGACCGCAAACGTCACGGACGGCGTCGAGGGCATTTCGCTGACGAACATGGCCGAGCAGCAGACCGGCTGCCTGCACGACTATCAGCTGCTTCCGGCGGACATGAAGGCGCTTGAAAAGGCGGACGTATTCGTCATCAACGGCGCGGGCATGGAAAGCTTCATGAGCCGCGTGAGCGAGCAGTTCACGGAGCTTCATGTAATCACCGCCTCCGAAGGCGTCGAAATGATTCAGGACGCGTCGGGCGAGGAGAACGCCCACGTGTGGCTGGATCCCGTGCGCGCGGCGCAGCAGGTGCGAAACATCGCGGCAGGGCTGGCACAGGCCGACCCTGAACACGCGAAGGCCTACGAAGCAAACGGTGAGGCCTACGCCTCCAGGCTTACGTCGCTTGGGAACGATCTGCGCGCGCAGCTCGCGGACGTGAAGAGCCGTGAGATCATCACGTTCCACGAGGCGTTCCCGTACTTTGCGGAGGCGTTTGATCTGCACGTCGCGGCCGTCATCGAGCGCGAGCCGGGCAGCGAGCCCACGACGCAGGAGATCGCGCACACCGTGGATCTCGTACGGGAAAAGGGTATCGCAGCGCTGTTCGTGGAGCCGCAGTATCCTGACCGCGCTGCGGAAACCATCGCAAGGGAGACGGGCGCCGGCATCTACACGCTCGACCCGATCGTCACAGGCGACCTTGATAAGGACGCATACGAAAAGAAGATGCGCGAAAACGCGGACACGCTGGCGGAGGCGCTGAACAGATGA
- a CDS encoding PocR ligand-binding domain-containing protein encodes MFHDERLKSLAALLDNMHRITGLKFALLDEQAREIYTASYQTGFCMQLKRAPGGFQRCTTCDREMILRASDGEGMYQYRCHAGLIEVAVPVTEGGRTVATILFGQLLDNTPMELQWQHTRDCCRWHPAPDTLRSAFYDLRTLSTEEIRACAEIVHACVSEVRLQGLLEQVAQTDGDRLLGYIDRYYATDLSLDTLSRALSIGKTKLCAIAASESGMTVSRLIASRRVAVACRMLELSDDSIQQIAEAVGIPDYNYFSKVFKSIEGVTPSAYRKKKRQRAGAQKVQP; translated from the coding sequence ATGTTTCATGACGAAAGGCTTAAAAGTCTCGCCGCTTTACTGGACAATATGCACCGGATCACCGGGCTCAAGTTTGCGCTGCTCGACGAGCAGGCGCGCGAAATCTACACCGCGAGCTATCAAACGGGTTTTTGCATGCAGCTCAAGCGTGCGCCGGGCGGGTTTCAGCGCTGCACGACGTGCGACCGCGAAATGATCCTGCGCGCATCGGACGGCGAGGGCATGTACCAATACCGCTGTCACGCGGGGCTCATCGAGGTCGCCGTACCGGTGACGGAGGGCGGGCGCACGGTCGCGACCATCCTGTTCGGCCAACTGCTGGACAATACGCCCATGGAGCTGCAGTGGCAGCACACGCGCGATTGCTGCCGCTGGCATCCGGCGCCCGACACGCTGCGCTCTGCCTTTTACGACCTGCGAACGCTTTCGACCGAAGAGATCCGCGCCTGCGCCGAGATCGTCCACGCCTGCGTCAGCGAGGTGCGCCTGCAGGGGCTGCTCGAGCAGGTTGCTCAGACGGATGGCGACCGGCTTCTGGGCTACATCGACCGCTATTATGCGACGGACCTTTCGCTCGATACGCTTTCCCGCGCGCTGTCCATCGGCAAGACAAAGCTCTGCGCCATCGCCGCGAGCGAAAGCGGCATGACCGTTTCGCGCCTGATCGCCTCTCGCCGCGTCGCGGTCGCCTGCCGTATGCTGGAGCTCTCGGACGATTCCATCCAGCAAATTGCGGAAGCCGTCGGCATCCCGGATTACAACTACTTCTCCAAGGTGTTCAAGTCCATCGAAGGGGTGACGCCCAGCGCCTACCGAAAAAAGAAGCGCCAGCGGGCCGGCGCGCAAAAAGTCCAGCCGTAA